In the Telopea speciosissima isolate NSW1024214 ecotype Mountain lineage chromosome 2, Tspe_v1, whole genome shotgun sequence genome, one interval contains:
- the LOC122649480 gene encoding serine carboxypeptidase-like 50 — MAPPLKLNNIKLLFVFSLLCFYSPTDAVHLFPKKSHPTKSGYLPINSTTSSAIFFVFYEAQKPVFRLSQTPLLVWLQGGPGCSSQLGNFFELGPWRLNSKQNCSKNPTLEPNPGAWNRKFGLLFLDNPIGTGFSIASSPAEIPKNQYTVAKHLISALTSFISSDPLFKSRPLYITGESYAGKYVPAVGYYILQQSSELNFKGVAIGNGLTHPVSQVATHAATAYYSGLINEKQKTQLEEIQAQAVKLTQEAKWKEATDARDRVLGWLRNATGLATLSDLRRKTPYETEIVGEFLNKDQVKKVLGVDKSMVWVDCSEAVADVLHEDVMKSVKFMVEELVKKSKVLLYQGQFDLRDGVVTTEAWVKEMNWEGLESFLMAERNVWKVNGELAGYVQKWGSLSEVVVSGAGHLVPADQAVSSQEMIEDWVLDRGLFQDEKKSNSSSNFRG, encoded by the coding sequence ATGGCGCCACCTCTCAAACTCAACAACATTAAGCTCCTCTTTGTCTTCTCCCTTCTCTGCTTCTATTCACCAACCGATGCGGTTCATCTCTTCCCTAAAAAATCACATCCCACGAAATCAGGTTACCTTCCTATCAATTCCACCACCAGTTCCGCCATTTTCTTCGTTTTCTATGAAGCCCAAAAACCCGTTTTCCGTTTATCTCAAACACCCCTCCTCGTTTGGCTCCAAGGAGGCCCCGGTTGCTCCTCCCAGCTCGGCAACTTCTTTGAGCTTGGCCCTTGGCGTTTAAATTCCAAACAAAATTGCAGCAAAAACCCAACTCTGGAACCCAATCCAGGTGCTTGGAATCGCAAATTTGgccttcttttccttgataaCCCCATTGGGACTGGTTTCAGCATCGCTTCCTCTCCGGCTGAAATCCCCAAAAACCAATACACCGTCGCCAAGCACCTTATCTCTGCTCTCACATCGTTTATCTCCTCAGACCCATTGTTCAAATCTCGCCCACTTTACATCACCGGTGAGAGCTATGCCGGTAAATACGTGCCGGCGGTTGGGTACTACATTTTGCAACAATCTTCGGAACTGAACTTCAAGGGAGTTGCAATAGGGAACGGGTTGACCCACCCTGTCTCTCAGGTGGCAACTCATGCCGCCACGGCGTATTACTCCGGCTTGATTAATGAGAAACAGAAAACCCAGCTTGAGGAAATTCAAGCTCAGGCTGTGAAGTTGACCCAAGAGGCTAAATGGAAAGAAGCAACAGATGCACGTGACAGGGTCTTGGGTTGGTTGAGGAATGCAACAGGGTTGGCTACCCTTTCCGATCTTAGGCGGAAGACCCCTTATGAAACAGAAATCGTTGGTGAATTCCTGAACAAGGACCAGGTAAAGAAAGTTTTAGGCGTAGATAAATCGATGGTTTGGGTGGATTGCAGTGAAGCTGTTGCGGATGTTCTACACGAAGATGTGATGAAGAGTGTGAAGTTTATGGTGGAGGAATTGGTGAAGAAGAGTAAGGTCTTGCTATACCAAGGGCAATTTGATTTGAGGGATGGAGTGGTTACGACTGAAGCGTGGGTGAAAGAAATGAACTGGGAAGGACTAGAGAGTTTTCTAATGGCAGAGAGGAATGTTTGGAAAGTGAATGGAGAACTTGCAGGGTATGTGCAAAAATGGGGAAGCTTAAGTGAAGTAGTTGTTTCAGGGGCTGGGCACCTTGTCCCTGCAGACCAGGCAGTAAGTTCTCAGGAGATGATTGAAGACTGGGTTCTGGATAGAGGACTGTTTCAAGATGAGAAAAAGAGCAATTCATCATCAAATTTCAGGGGCTAA
- the LOC122653161 gene encoding uncharacterized GPI-anchored protein At4g28100-like, which produces MSPNHPLQGFFFFALVFFFLQSAALSAPAGMPEPDPALIQPFFPTPSHPATIPAFPEQSNLQGCPLDLPDELFHDLNHACGVSNGNKPNAHTGLKRSRCCPVLAAWLYSAYSATAIRRAGKNRMNTQPYNLPVLPDDSETCVGNLENALQEKGIQLLKPNETCDLVYCYCGIRLQPLSCPDAFSVSKEGKLFGGENVNRLEKDCLSSNKGLSSLAGCSNCLNSLYQLNEEKSVNSSEADRKSKMHHKDCEIMGLTWLLAKNRTAYIPTVTVVLRALMMSTDGSDPKSCSLNRDGMPLAVDSAELDNQSSSITHLSPVRFTIALASFSLVFLSPFLFMQF; this is translated from the exons ATGTCCCCAAATCATCCTCTccaaggcttcttcttcttcgccttagtcttcttcttccttcagtcAGCAGCTCTGTCTGCTCCGGCAGGAATGCCGGAACCAGACCCAGCTCTGATCCAACCATTCTTCCCAACCCCATCTCATCCAGCCACGATCCCAGCCTTTCCCGAACAATCCAACCTCCAAGGCTGCCCTCTCGACCTCCCCGACGAGCTCTTCCACGACCTCAACCACGCTTGCGGTGTTTCCAATGGAAATAAACCAAATGCACACACAGGGCTGAAACGAAGCCGTTGCTGCCCTGTGCTGGCCGCTTGGCTCTACTCTGCATACTCAGCCACGGCGATTCGAAGGGCAGGCAAGAACAGGATGAACACCCAACCTTACAACCTGCCCGTACTGCCAGATGATTCGGAAACCTGTGTGGGTAACCTGGAGAACGCGTTGCAGGAGAAGGGAATCCAACTGCTTAAGCCCAACGAGACTTGTGACCTCGTTTATTGCTATTGTGGTATAAGGCTCCAACCCTTGAGCTGTCCTGATGCGTTCTCGGTGTCCAAAGAGGGGAAACTTTTTGGTGGTGAGAATGTGAATCGCCTTGAGAAGGATTGCTTGAGCAGCAACAAGGGCTTATCGAGTCTCGCTGGTTGTTCCAATTGCTTGAACTCACTCTACCAG CTAAACGAAGAGAAGAGTGTAAATTCCAGCGAAGCGGACAGGAAGAGCAAGATGCATCACAAGGACTGTGAGATTATGGGTCTGACGTGGCTGCTCGCCAAGAATCGAACGGCTTACATCCCAACAGTGACTGTGGTCCTTCGAGCTCTCATGATGAGCACCGACGGCTCTGATCCTAAGTCTTGCAGTCTGAACAGAGATGGGATGCCGTTGGCCGTTGATTCTGCTGAGTTGGATAATCAGTCTTCCTCCATCACACATCTCTCTCCTGTCCGGTTCACCATTGCATTGGCgtcattttctttggtttttctctctcccttcttattCATGCAGTTTTAG